CGCCCAGATCGCCCTGGCCTCCATAAGCTGCGAGGACTTTCTGGCCCGCAGGTGGGAGGCCTGGCGGCGGCACGGCATGGTCTTTCCCGGCTACTGGAACAAGGATGCCGTGCTCTTCCCGGTCCGGTTCAAGGGCCGCTACGCCCTCTACCACCGGATCATGCCCAGCATATGGCTTACCTATGCCGAGGAACTGACCTGCCCCTGGCCGCAGAACCAGCACCACATCGTCATAGGGCCGCGTTCGGGCATGATGTGGGACGCGCTCAAGATCGGCGCCGGCTCGCAGCCTCTCCGGACCCGCTACGGGTGGCTTCTCATCTACCACGGGGTGGACTACTCCCGGGTATATCGGTTGGGAGTCATACTGGTGGCCGCGGACGACCCGGGCAAGGTGCTCTACCGCTCTCCCAATCCGGTGCTCGCGCCGGACACCGAGTTCGAAATCGGTCAACCCGGGGTGAGCTGGGTTCCCAACGTAGTGTTTACCTGCGGGGCGGTGCCCCGGGAAAACCGGGAGATACTAGGCGATGAAGACGAAATCCTGGTCTACTACGGGGCTGCAGATACGGTAATAGGAGTGGCCACCGCCAGGGTAGGGGATCTCATACCGGCGGAGGTCAGACGGGAGCTCAAGACCAACCGGCTTAACGGCGCACGCTCACGCAGGTAGGTAAGGAGTGCTTTTCGGATTGGGCGCGCACAGGCGGTTGGCCAAGGCCTTGGCCGACCTGGGGGTAGCCTCGCGGCGTCGGGCCGAGGAGTTGATCCGGGCGGGCCGCGTGCGGGTAAACGGGGTAACGGTCACCGATCCCGCCCGAGGAGTGGGGGAGGGCGACGTGCTGGAGGTAGACGGAAGGCGTCTTCGGCCTGCCCCCGAGCGCGTCGCCTTGTTGTTGTACAAGCCTGCGGGCTACCTCTCCACGGTTACCGACCCTTTCGGCCGGCCCACGGTGCTGGACCTGGTGGGGCCGCAACCCTACCGGCTCTATCCCGTGGGCAGGCTTGACCTGGACGCCGAAGGCCTGCTGCTTCTCACCAATGACGGAGAGCTGGCCTTCCTGCTTACCCATCCCCGGCACGAAGTGGAGAAGACCTACCGCGTACTGGTGAAGGGCCGGCCCGGGCCCGGCGCACTGGAGCAGCTACGGCAGGGAGTAAGACTTGAGGACGGTCGGACCTCACCCGCGCGGGTCCGGCAGGTAGGGCGGAGGGGAAGCGATACCTGGCTGGAAATCACGGTTCACGAGGGGCGCAAGCGGCAGATCAAGCGCATGTGCCGGGCCGTAGGGCATCCGGTCCTGTCTTTGACCCGCACGCGCCTGGGTTTTCTTACCCTTAAGGGACTGGCCCCGGGTCGGTACCGACGGCTGACCGCCGAGGAGATTGG
The DNA window shown above is from Clostridia bacterium and carries:
- a CDS encoding rRNA pseudouridine synthase, with the protein product MGAHRRLAKALADLGVASRRRAEELIRAGRVRVNGVTVTDPARGVGEGDVLEVDGRRLRPAPERVALLLYKPAGYLSTVTDPFGRPTVLDLVGPQPYRLYPVGRLDLDAEGLLLLTNDGELAFLLTHPRHEVEKTYRVLVKGRPGPGALEQLRQGVRLEDGRTSPARVRQVGRRGSDTWLEITVHEGRKRQIKRMCRAVGHPVLSLTRTRLGFLTLKGLAPGRYRRLTAEEIGRLKALARGQGKELPT